In a genomic window of Holophagaceae bacterium:
- the secG gene encoding preprotein translocase subunit SecG — protein MNSFLLTLHIVLSVVLVAVILLQPGAKGGGLGSSFGGGGANTAFGAQGAAPVLAKITYYIAACLLATSLLIEYRVVKENRSVLDKLPEPKPAAAAPSPAAPVPAAPAGAAPAGTPPAAPAGAAKK, from the coding sequence ATGAACAGCTTCCTTCTCACTCTTCACATCGTCCTCAGCGTGGTGCTGGTGGCGGTCATTCTGCTCCAGCCCGGCGCCAAGGGAGGCGGCCTTGGCTCATCCTTCGGCGGCGGCGGCGCCAACACGGCCTTCGGCGCCCAGGGCGCCGCGCCGGTCCTCGCCAAGATCACCTATTACATTGCCGCCTGCCTCCTCGCCACTTCGCTGCTGATCGAATACCGAGTGGTCAAGGAGAACCGCTCGGTGCTGGACAAGCTGCCGGAGCCCAAGCCGGCCGCTGCCGCGCCGAGTCCCGCGGCCCCGGTTCCCGCCGCGCCAGCCGGAGCCGCGCCCGCGGGAACGCCCCCCGCTGCGCCCGCCGGCGCCGCCAAGAAGTAG
- the aroF gene encoding 3-deoxy-7-phosphoheptulonate synthase has protein sequence MLILMEPGATAEQVRAVLGTLESAGVRAVVQDGAEAQHVLAPHASKAFKPDRLETMEGVRKVVPITSPFKLASSDSAPGRTVVEARGVKIGGPDLALVAGPCGVESREQLFATARYVAEAGVKLLRAGAFKPRTSPYSFQGLGLEGLRLLEEARAEFDLGIVTEATEIETFDAVEATADLIQIGARNMQNFALLKRAGRSEKPILLKRGPSATLEEWLYAAEYVLSEGNRNVVLCERGIRTWSDHARNTLDVSVVPAAKALTHLPVMVDPSHATGRRDLVIPCARAAVAVGADGLLVETHCHPEKALSDGPQALLPSDFIQLAHQSMDIHAVLRKAGPASGFAF, from the coding sequence ATGCTGATTCTGATGGAACCTGGCGCCACCGCTGAACAGGTGCGGGCGGTGCTTGGAACGCTGGAAAGCGCCGGTGTGCGGGCGGTGGTCCAGGACGGCGCCGAAGCGCAGCACGTCCTGGCGCCCCACGCGTCCAAGGCGTTCAAGCCTGATCGCCTCGAGACCATGGAAGGCGTCCGGAAGGTCGTGCCCATCACGTCCCCTTTCAAGCTGGCCTCCAGCGACTCCGCGCCGGGCCGCACCGTGGTGGAGGCGAGAGGCGTGAAGATTGGCGGTCCGGACCTGGCCCTGGTGGCCGGACCCTGCGGCGTGGAAAGCCGCGAACAACTCTTTGCCACGGCGCGCTATGTGGCCGAAGCCGGCGTCAAACTGCTCCGGGCCGGAGCCTTCAAGCCGCGGACGAGCCCCTACAGCTTCCAGGGCCTGGGCCTGGAAGGATTGCGCTTGTTGGAGGAAGCCAGGGCGGAATTCGATCTGGGCATCGTCACCGAAGCAACTGAAATCGAGACTTTCGATGCGGTGGAGGCGACCGCGGACCTCATCCAGATCGGGGCCCGGAACATGCAGAACTTCGCTTTGCTCAAGCGGGCGGGAAGAAGTGAAAAACCCATCCTCTTGAAGCGAGGCCCATCGGCGACGCTGGAGGAGTGGCTTTATGCCGCGGAATACGTGCTCTCCGAGGGAAACCGCAACGTGGTCCTGTGCGAGCGGGGCATCCGCACCTGGAGCGACCACGCGCGCAACACGCTGGATGTGAGCGTGGTGCCCGCCGCGAAAGCGCTGACCCATCTACCGGTGATGGTGGATCCGAGCCACGCCACGGGCCGGAGGGATCTGGTCATTCCCTGCGCGCGGGCCGCGGTGGCCGTCGGCGCCGATGGCCTGCTGGTGGAAACCCACTGCCACCCGGAGAAAGCCTTGAGCGACGGCCCGCAGGCCCTGCTGCCCTCGGATTTCATCCAGCTCGCGCATCAATCCATGGACATCCACGCCGTGCTGCGAAAAGCCGGACCGGCTTCGGGGTTCGCCTTCTGA
- a CDS encoding zf-TFIIB domain-containing protein, whose amino-acid sequence MEAGVIRCEACGGPVALDEIRCRSCGSQVATVACPKCMGMVSVHARHCGHCGAAIVPAAARNEIPSDLACPSCKSVMLTKTRLGDVEVDQCSHCGGVWLRQDLFDQVSAEKEVRGRALGVLPIASGPKTIGTGPVRYRPCPVCKRMMNRYNYARISGVIIDGCKNDGLWFDKDELRRVLEFIQGGGLDKSHEREAARVEEEARTKAQMARLDLGMHPSSYGEFSTGAGARREDSLFSDLLDGFLGRFII is encoded by the coding sequence ATGGAAGCTGGCGTCATCCGATGTGAAGCCTGCGGCGGGCCCGTGGCCCTGGACGAGATCCGCTGCCGCAGTTGCGGGTCCCAGGTGGCCACCGTAGCCTGCCCCAAGTGCATGGGCATGGTCTCGGTCCATGCGCGCCACTGCGGCCATTGCGGCGCGGCCATCGTGCCCGCCGCGGCCAGGAATGAGATCCCATCGGACCTCGCCTGTCCCTCCTGCAAGTCCGTGATGCTCACCAAGACCCGCCTGGGCGATGTGGAAGTAGACCAGTGCTCTCATTGCGGGGGGGTCTGGCTGCGCCAGGACCTGTTCGACCAGGTGAGCGCCGAGAAGGAAGTCCGGGGCCGGGCCCTGGGCGTCCTGCCCATCGCCAGCGGCCCCAAAACCATTGGAACAGGGCCTGTCCGCTACCGCCCCTGCCCGGTTTGCAAGCGCATGATGAACCGCTACAACTACGCGCGGATCTCGGGCGTCATCATCGACGGCTGCAAGAACGACGGCCTCTGGTTCGACAAGGATGAACTCCGCCGGGTGCTGGAATTCATCCAGGGAGGGGGGCTCGACAAGAGCCATGAGCGCGAAGCGGCGCGGGTCGAGGAAGAGGCGCGCACCAAGGCCCAGATGGCCCGCCTGGATCTGGGAATGCACCCTTCCAGCTATGGGGAATTTTCAACCGGTGCCGGCGCCCGGAGGGAAGACAGCCTGTTTTCGGACCTGCTGGACGGTTTTCTGGGCCGCTTCATAATCTAG